The following DNA comes from Flexistipes sp..
GAAGTGTATTCCGGGCTGCACACCTGTTTTTGAGGCAGTAAATCCTTTTGATACAAACTGCACAAAAAATATCAGCCTGCCATCCCCTTTTTGGCTTAAACCGGTTGTTTCATTTTCTTCACAGATGGCATTTTATATAAAAAATAATGAACAGCTGGAAGAGGCAATCGCACAAATACAACGGGGAATTGGACGTTTCGGGGAACCGTTTGAAAAGTTTCTGGAACTTGCGGATATGCCGGCAGATATACCCGTTGAGGTTAACGGCTATTATTGTATAGCTGAGGAGCCCATTGTGGGCAGACAGTGTACCGCAGAAGGTTACGTAAAGGATTTCAAGCCCAACGTTTACGCCATAGTTGATTCATACAGGGAAGGGAAATTTCATTCGTCTTTCTCCCGGTATCAATTGCCTTCAAATCTCCCCCAAGAAATTAAGAAAAGAATCAGAACGAAATGTATCAGTATTATCAACGAAATCGGACTCAATAATACAACTTTTAATATTGAAATATTCTGGGACGAAGAAAAGGATAAATTGTGTTTCCTTGAGATAAACAGTAGACTTTCAAAATCCCATTCCCCGATATTTGAAGATGTTGCCGGTGTGACACAGCACAAAGTCGCCATAGATATCGAGCTGGGTTATGAGCCGGAATTTTCCACCAGGAACGGTAAATATAATGTAGCGGCAAAATTTATGCTCCGCCGATACGAAGACGGTATTGTGAAGCGGATTCCCACTGATAAAGAGATAAGCGAGCTGGAAAACAAATTTCCCGGGACAAGAATCTTAATAGAAGTTCAGGAAGGGGATGTACTTTCAGAACTATTGGGTCAGGATTCATACAGCTACGAGCTGGCAGTAATTTTCATGGGAGGAAGCAACACCGAGGAATTACTGAACAACTACGAACGGTTGAAAAAAGAATTAAAATTTCGTATTGAGTAATACAAGGAGGGAAAATGAAATACAGAAGCAGATTTCCGGAACAGGTGGAAATTATTGAACACACTTGGATACCAATGCCGGACAGTGTAAGGCTTTCGGCCCGTATTTTTCTCCCAAAAAGTGCCCGTGAAAAACCTGTACCGGCAATTCTTGAATATATTCCTTACAGGCACAGAGATAATACACGTGTCAGAGACACACAGATGCACAAATACTTTGCCGGTTACGGTTACGCTTCAGTAAGGGTTGATATCAGAGGAAGCGGTAATTCTGAAGGTGTTTTACTGGATGAATATCTTCAAAGTGAGTTGGAAGACGGTATAGAGGTTATAAACTGGATTTCAAAACAACCATGGTGTGACGGCAATGTGGGAATGATAGGAATATCATGGGGAGGCTTCAACGGCTTGCAGATTGCTGCGCTTAGACCTCAGCCGCTTAAAGCCATCATAACTGTATGTTCAAGCGATGACAGATATTCAGACGATGTTCATCATATGGGAGGATGCCTTTTAGGAGATAACCTCTCATGGGCCAGCACCATGTTTGGGCTAAACTCTTTACCGCCGGATCCTGAATTAGTCGGGGATTCCTGGCGGGATATGTGGTTTGAACGCCTCAGAGGCAGCGGACTTTGGCTGGAAAAGTGGCTAAGACATCAGAAAAGGGATGATTACTGGGAGCACGGTTCTGTTTGTGAAAACTGGGATTCAATAAAAATACCTGTAATGGCTGTATCCGGCTGGGCGGACGGATATACTGACTCTGTTTTCAGAATACTTGAGAATCTGAAGACACCAAAGCTTGGATTGGTGGGTCCCTGGAGTCATAAGTATCCACATCAGGGTATCCCGGGCCCGGCAATAGGATTTTTACAGGAAGCCCTGCGCTGGTGGGACAAATGGCTGAAAAATGAAGAAACGGGAATTATGGAAGAACCTTTACTACGGGCATGGATTATGGAAAAAGTACCTGCCATTGCAACACCGAACGAAAGAAAAGGCAGATGGGTTGGTGAAAAAAGCTGGCCTTCTGATAATATTTCTTTGGAGAAATTTTCACTGATACCCGGACAGCTGATAAAAAAAGACTCCAACGGAAAATCCCATACATTGACCGTACAATCACCCTTAAGCGTCGGTTTTTTTGCCGGCAAATGGTGCTCATACGCAGCTGCTCCGGACCTGCCTCACGATCAGAGAGAAGAAGACGGCGGCGCACTTGTATTTGATACCCCTCCCTTAGACGAATCTGTGGAAATATTAGGTAAACCTGAGGTTGTGCTGAATGTCAGCGCATCAAACCCTCTTGCAATGGTGGCTGTCAGGATTTCCGATGTATCTCCCGACGGTAAAGCCACAAGAGTAACCTATGGTCTTTTAAATCTCTGTCACAGAAACAGTTCAAAAAATCCCGAACTATTAGAGGCCGGGAAAACTTATAAAGTGACTGTATGCTTAAATGATGTGGGTTACAACTTTGTCAAAGGCAATAAGATAAGGCTGTCCATTTCTTCTTCCTATTGGCCGCTGGCATGGCCGCCCCCCGCCTCCACAAGACTTACGGTAGAAACCGGAAACAGTTCACTCCTCTTGCCGGTGAGACATGGCAAGGGCACAGAAAATATATCGTTTAAGCCTCCGGAAGCTGCGGCACCGCCTCAAATAATCCCTTCCAAATACGGAGAACACAGCTGGAAAGTTATAAGAAACCTTGGTGATGACCATTCGATACTCCAGGTAATTAATGACAATGGGATACTGATTATCCCGGAAATTAATCTTGAGTACGGCAGATGCGGAAGAGAATATTACAGCTACACAGGAGACGACTTTGCAAGCCCGCGCGGAGAGGCTGTCTGGGAGTGGAAGTTTAAACGGGGCAAATGGGATGTAAAAACAGTTACAAGAACAGTTCTTACATCAGATGAGGAAAAATTTTGCATATATGCCCAGCTCGATGCTTATGAGGGGGATAAAAGGGTCTTTTCCAAAAACTGGGACACTTCAATAAAACGCGACTACATTTAGGAGCTAATTCTTCGAGGTGCTAAAGGATTTAGTGTTTTAAAAAAATGTATATAAATTCACCCATCTTTGGAATAGACATAAAACGACAATATATCAAAAAATTATCACTTGTAAATGAACGTGATATGTTTTAAATTGTTTGTTCAATTAAATTTTAAGGAGGCATTATAATGTCTGTCAAACAAGAGCTTCTTGATGTTTTAGCCTGCCCCAAGTGCAAAGGCGATATCAGATTATCCAAAGACTCTTCTTATATAGTTTGTGACGAATGTAAACTGCTTTATGAAATTCGTGAAGATATACCTATAATGCTCATTGATGAAGCGAAAAAGGTTGACAGCACAGAGGAATATTAAAATTTCATGAACGATTTAATCGATACGATAGACAGGCTGAAGAATGCAAAGCTGATTGTTATCGGTGATCTTATGCTTGACATTTTTATGTATGGAAATGTTGAGAGAATTTCGCCTGAAGCCCCTGTCCCCGTTGTCACAGTGGACAAGGAGCAGATAATGCCGGGCGGGGCGGCGAATGTTGCAGCAAATCTTTCTTCTCTGGGAATAAAACCAACTCTTCTCGGCGTTGCTTCAGATGATGACAGCGGGAGGCAGTTGAAAAAAATTCTAAAAGATCTCGACATAAACGGCAAATATTTTGAAGACGGCAGAAACACAATAGTTAAAACAAGAATCATTGCCAGTAATCAGCAGGTTGTCAGATTTGACAGGGAAAATAAAGACAAACTCAAAAAAAGTATTACACAGCTGATTATAGACGAAGTTGCAAAAATTATAGACGAATACGACGGCATAGTCCTTTCTGATTACGGGAAAGGTGTCATAACAAAATATCTCATAGAAAATCTCACTGCGTTATGCAAAAAGAAGGGTAAAATAATTACTGTAGATCCTAAATTGGAAAATTTCAGACTTTATAAGAATGTTACATGCATCACACCCAATAACAGAGAAGCCTCACAGGCAATGGGTATGGAAATCAATGATGAAGAATCCCTTATAAACTGCGGGCAAAAAATTTTAAAACTGCTCAATTGTGAAAACGTTATTATTACCAGAGGGCAGGAAGGGATGTCTTTGTTTTTCAGAGATAACACCGTAAAAAATATTCCGGCCGTTGCCAAAGAGGTTTTCGATGTAACAGGTGCAGGAGACACAGTCATATCTGTCTTATCGGCTGCACTGGCAATAGGTACCGACCTCAGAATAGCTGCGGTGCTGGCAAATACGGCTGCTGGTGTGGTTGTGGCGAAAATCGGTACTGCCACAGTTACTACTGACGAACTAAAAAACAACCTTCCTTACTCAGTTAAAATGATGGGGGTGGTATGATGGAAATTTTAGATTCCGTTCAAATGGCAAACGCCGACAAATATACTATTGAAAAGATAGGTATCCCCTCCACAGTTTTAATGGAAAACGCTGCATCAGGAATTGCGGAAGTCATTAAGAACCTTGATGTAAAAAAAGATAAAATAGCTGTCTTCGCAGGCTCCGGCAACAACGGGGGAGACGGTATTACTTTGACCAGAAAGTGTTATGACGCCGGTTACAAGATTGATTTATATTTAACATCACCCCCGGAAAAACTTAAAGGAGACCCCCTTTTAAACTACAATATACTGCAATATTATCCAGTTCGCATCTTTAATGCCTTTGAAGACAAACTGCTTGAAGATTATGATATTATTGTGGACTCCATCTTCGGCACAGGTTTGACCAGACCGGTTGAGGGGAAATATAAGTCGCTGATAAAAAAATTAAACGAACTTCCCGGATTTAAAATCGCCATTGACATGCCTTCCGGCCTGGCGGGTAATACAAATGCAATCATCGGTGAATGTTTCCGCGCAGATGTTACTGTTACAATGTGCAGAGCCAAAATCCCTCACAAAATTTATCCGGCTAAAAAATTCTGCGGTAAAGTTGAAATTGTGGACATATCGATACCGGACTTTGCTGTGGCAAGTGTAAAACCTTATATATATGAAATTACAAAAAATAATATTGAAAAACTCAACAAAAGAGAGTCCGACAGCCATAAAGGGAAATTCGGGCATGCAGTTATAATAGGAGGCTCAGCAGGAAAAACGGGAGCCGCTCTTATGGCCTCAAAATCATGTGCAAAAGCCGGTGCCGGGCTCACAACAACCGTTATTCCTTCTGCTCTGAATCTTGCAGCAGAACTTGGGAATCCTGAAGTCATGAGCTTTCCTGCCGGCAGTGGAGATTATTTCAGGGAGAATGATGCAAAAGATGTAACAGAGTTTATAAATGACAAAACTGTTGCCGCAATAGGTCCGGGGATGGGCAGAAACGATAAAACTATAGAATTTATAAAGCAGATAATCGCAGCTACAAACCTGCCGCTGGTGATTGATGCAGACGGCTTATACGGACTCGACCAAGATGATTTTGAAAAACTAAGGTTCAGAAGCATAATCACACCACATATCGGTGAATTCGCACGAATCGTTAACAAAACCAACGAAGAAGTGATAAATAACAAATTAGAGTTGGTACGCGAATTTTCCACTAATTACGGCATCGTTACCGTTCTAAAGAGTGCTGACACAATTATCGGTATGCCGGATGAAACAACTTTTGTGTTGAACACCGGTACTCCGGCTCTGGCAAAAGGTGGAAGCGGAGACTGTCTGACAGGATTGATAACTTCTTTTGTAAGCCAGAACTGCACTTTTAAAAACTCAGCTGTTTACGGTGTATGGATTCTGGGCAAAACTGCCGAGCATTTAACAAAAACTTACAATGAAAGAACAGTACTTGTATCAGACTTAATAGATAATCTCTGGATAGAAATAAATGAATTATACAGAAACAACTAATGATATAAACGAGTTATCAGAAATTGTAGAGAAATATAAAGATAAACTCCTTGATAATATTATTTTACTCAACGGAGAATTAGGAGCAGGCAAAACAACATTTGTCAAAAAATTTGCCGAAGCCGTTTGTTCAAACTATACTGTCTCAAGTCCTACATTCACAATCATGCAGAAATATCAAACAACAGCAAATCCAATCTATCATTTTGATTTATACAGAATAGAGTCTATCGATGAGCTTGAAATGACCGGATTTTTCGAATATATAGAGTATCCCGGTACCATTTTTATCGAATGGGCAGAAAAATTTGACATCGGAAGTTTTTTGGATAATTTTATCACGATTAACATAAAGCAGCTGGAAGATGGAAAAAGGGAGTATTTTATAGAAATTTTTTAAAGGTAGTTGAGGTAGTTAACCTGTCCGTCTACTAAGGAGGGCACTGTTAGCAGAGATAGTTGCAAGAACCTCGAGTGCTGAACGTTGAACATTGAACCAAAACAAGGAGTTATTTATGGAGCCTCTTTTTTGCCCTTATTGCGGGGAAAAAAATCTGGAAGAACTGGATCCCACTGAAATAATGGTGGATGACGACCTTTGGATAATTTATCACTATGAATGTCAGGATTGTGCTGAAGTCTTTGACAAAATTTTATTAAGGGATCAAGATTTGATGGGTGACATTCTGGAGGATTCGGATGAAAACGAAGACGGGTTCTGGAGTTGATTTGCTGGAGGATTTCCTGGATGAAGATCTGAGCACTTTTAATATTATCCGTGAAGGTCTCGAAGATCTTAATCTTTACCTGGCCGAAATAGAAAAAATATCCAACAGGCTTAATTCAGATAAGGCTGAAAAAAATGATTTGATACTCACATATAAACTCAGTATCATAGAAAACAAATTATCCAAGCTGAATACTGTTTTATCAGAGAGAATAAGCAACTGTATCAGAGACAAAAGTAAACTTTCATAAGGAGAGGGAATGAGTAATCATGAGTTACCCACAAGAATAAAACCAAACGAATATGAGAAGAAGATTTATGATGAATGGCTTGAAAAAAATATTTTTCATGCTGACGAAAATTCTTCAAAACCACCCTACTCTATAGTTATCCCCCCTCCAAACGTGACAGGCTCTTTACATATGGGGCACGCTCTCAACAATACCCTGCAGGATATTCTGATCAGATTTTACAAACTTAACGGCTACGAAACTCTTTGGATGCCGGGAACAGATCATGCTGGTATTGCAACTCAAAATGTTGTTGAAAAACAGTTAGCCGAAAAAAATATATCAAGGCACGAAATCGGCAGGGAAAAATTTATAGCAAAAGTCTGGCAGTGGAGAGAGGAATCCGGAGGTCAGATAATAAATCAGTTAAAGAGGCTGGGTGCATCCTGTGACTGGGAAAGGGAACGTTTTACAATGGACAAAGGTCTTTCCCGGGCAGTGAGAAAGGTTTTCGTAACCCTTTATAATGAAGGGCTTATCTACAGATCCAACTATATTATCAACTGGTGTCCACGCTGCCATACTGCGCTAAGCGATTTAGAAGTTGAACACGAAGAAAAAGAAGGTGCTCTTTATTACATCAATTATGATGTTAAAGAAACGGGGGAGAAACTTCTTATAGCAACCACCAGACCTGAAACCATGCTCGGTGATTCAGGTGTGGCAGTAAATCCTAATGATGAAAGATACAGCCACCTTATCGGTAAAACAGCAATATTGCCTATTGTAGGAAGGGAAATGCCCATTGTGGGAGATGAATATGTGGACATGGAGTTCGGAACCGGAGCTTTAAAAATAACGCCAGCCCATGATCCCAACGATTTTGATATAGGAAGAAAACACGGTTTAAAAGAAATAAACATGATGGATGACTCCGGATATATTAATGAAAACGGTTCTTTATATAAAGGAAAAGAGCGATTTGAAGCAAGGAAAGAGATTGTGTCAGAACTGGAAAAGCAGAACCGTCTGGTGAAAAAAGAAAAACATATTCACAGTATAGGTCACTGTTACCGGTGTAAAACCGTCGTTGAGCCGAGAATCTCAATGCAGTGGTTCGTTAAAGTACATCCTCTGGCTGAAAAAGCAATAGAGGTGGTCAAAAATAACGAAATAAAGATAACCCCTGAAAACTGGGAGAAAACCTACTACGAGTGGATGTATAATATAAGAGATTGGTGCATATCCAGACAAATATGGTGGGGGCACAGGATTCCTGCATTTTACTGTGAGAACTGCGGGCATATCAATGTTGCTATGGAAGATCCTTCACAATGTGAAAAGTGTTCTTCGAGAGAGCTTTCTCAGGAGACCGATGTCCTTGACACATGGTTTTCTTCTGCTCTCTGGCCGTTTTCAACAATGGGCTGGCCGGAAAAAACAAAAACACTTGAAAAGTTTTATCCCACAAGCTGCCTTGTAACCGGCTTTGATATACTTTTTTTCTGGGTTGCTCGCATGATTATGATGGGAACCAAATTTATGAATGATGTGCCTTTCAGAGAAGTATACATTCATGCACTGGTAAGAGATGAAGACGGTCAAAAGATGAGTAAATCAAAAGGTAATGTAATCGACCCTCTCACAGTTATAGACGAATACGGGGCTGATGCATTCAGATTTACACTTGCAGCTCTTGCTGCCCAGGGCAGAGATATAAAATTATCAAAAGAGCGGGTGGAAGGCTATAGAAATTTTGTGAACAAAATATGGAATGCCTCAAGATTTATTCTTATGAATATACCTTCAGATTATAATATTGGAGAGCCTGATTTTTCAAAACTCGAAGCAGAAGACAAATGGATTCTCCATCAGTTAAAAATAACCGCAGACAACGTCTCATCCAATATCAAAACATATGATTTCAATGAAGCCGCCGGTGAAATATATAAGTTTTTCTGGCACACATTTTGTGACTGGTACCTCGAATTAATAAAAGACAGAATATTCGACGAAGAGCAAAAAGAATCCGCTCTGAAAGCAGCATTTTTTATACTCAAAAACTCACTCATTATACTCCACCCCTTTATGCCTTTTGTTACAGAATATATCTACAAAATGATTGATGATAATGCCAATCTCCTTAACATGGATTTTCCGGCTCTGAATTTTTCATACGATACTGAAAACAGTGAAATAGAAACCGTTATCTCTATCATCAGTTCCATCAGAAATATAAGGGGTGAATACAACATACCGCCAAAATCGATGATAAAGGCATATATAAAAACCGATGATAAAAAAATAATAAATGTAGTAAAAAATAATGAAAAAAACATTAAAAAACTTTCCAGACTTGAACTGTTAGAGTTCACTGATAAAGAGATAGAAAAATCAGCAACAAATGTATCCTCAGGGTTTATTATTTATGTACCCATAGAAGGAATTGTAGATATAGCCGAGGAAATTGCAAGGTTGCAGAAAGACAGAAAATCAGCCCTTAAAGATTATGAATTGTACGGCAAAAAATTAAAAAATGAAAATTACCTGGAGAAAGCCCCCAGTGAGGTTATCAGAAAAGATACAGAAAAATTTGAAAAATCCAGGGAAATATTGTCAAAAATAGATGAATCCATCAAAAGGCTGGAAGAGCTATGCTGAAAAATTATCTTGTTGATAAACTTATTGAACTTGCACTCCTGGAAGATATTGGACACGGAGACATTACAACAGAATCGATATTTAAGGAGAATAATACAGGCAGATTCCATTTTCTCGCTAAAGAAGAGATGGTTTTATGCGGCACTGAAGTTGTAAAAAAGGTTTTTTCAAACATGAACAGCAATATAGAAACCACTTTTCACTTCAAAGACGGAGACAAAATTCAGCAAAATACATACTTTGGTGAAGTCACAGGAACTGTTTCATCAATTCTCACCGGTGAAAGAACAGCCCTCAACTTCCTTCAGCGTTTGTCCGGAATAGCTACTAATACCCGCAGATATACCGCCTGTCTGAAACATTCTGATATAAAGATACTTGATACAAGAAAAACAACCCCCGGGCACAGAGTATTAGAGAAATATGCGGTAAAGATTGGCGGAGGAGCTAATCACCGTTTTGGTCTGTTTGACGGAGTACTGATAAAGGATAATCATATTGATGCAGCCGGCAGTATCTCTGAAGCGGTAAAGAAAGCAAAAGAAAGTATCCCTTCCACTGTTAAAATAGAGGTGGAAATCAGAAATTTGACTGAATTACAGCAAGCTGTCAAAGCAGGTGCTGATATTGTGATGCTGGATAATTTTAAAAGGGAAGATATTATTGAAGCTTGCAAAATAGTTAATAAAAGAGCTAAAATAGAAATATCCGGCGGGATAACCCTGGAGGAGATAGACGGTCTTAAAAAGTATGATATTGATTATATTTCAGTGGGTGCACTTACACACAGCTCTGGCAATATCGATATAAGCCTTAAAATCGGAGAAACCAATGATTGAAGATATTTCCAAAGCCAAAAGATTTGCCAGAACGATAATAACCGATATCGTTTTATACAACAAATCGAAAGTGGAAGAAGGGATAAAAAGCGATAATATTTTTGAAATATTGGATGAAGATATACAAATGGGAAGAAAGCTTTTTGAAGAAAGGGTCAATACAGACGTTATCGATAAAAAAATATTTGACAAGACACTTATCGATATTTTGATTGCCAAATACGGCGGAAAAATCGATTCGGATATATGGTAAACAGGCATATATTAATATATAAAAATTGTTGAAAATAATAAGAAATTTATTAATATAGGATGTTATCAAAATGAATGCGATATTCGGGAACAATCTATTTTCCCGATAAGTATTATCAGATTTCGATTGAATTACTTAAGGAGTTCTAAATGGAAGATTTTTTCAGCATGGACGATCTTTACGATGAATATGATACTGTCATATTAGGCGGAGGGCCTGCCGGCCTGACTGCAGCAATTTACGCATCAAGAGACATGATGAAAACTCTCGTCCTTGAGAAAAACTTCCCGGGCGGTCAGGTCGCTTTAACTGAGCAGGTGGATAATTACCCCGGTTTCCCGGAAGGGATAATGGGCGGCGATTTGTCAATGAAAATGTATGAGCACGCAAAAGCTTTCAATGTCCAGGTAAAAAATGCAATACCCAAAGAATTCAACTTCGATGGTAAATATAAATATATTCATCTGGAAAACGAAGATATCACAATAAAAACAAAAACCATCATTATCGCCACCGGTGCAAAACCGAAACATCTTGAAGTGGAAGGCGAAAACAGATTTCTGGGCAGAGGTATATCATTTTGTGCCACATGCGACGGTGCTTTTTTCAAAGATAAAGATGTAGCTGTAATAGGCGGAGGGGACTCCGCTGTGGAAGAAGGCGTATATTTAACCAAATTTGCCAAAAAGGTATATATCGTACACAGAAGAGACAAGCTGAGAGCTGCTAAAATTCTTCAGGAGAGGGCTTTTCAAAATGATAAGGTTGAATTTATCTATAACTGTGTTGTGGACAAAGTAAATGGTGAAAATAAATTGGAATCACTCACTCTATACGATAGAGTTAAAAATGAAAAAAAGGATTTAAAGGTAGACGGGGTTTTTGTTTTTATAGGCTGGACTGCTGACACAGAGATTTTCAAAGGTATGATTGAAATGGATGAAGCAGGTTTTATAAAAGCAAACGAGAAAATGGAAACAAACGTGCCCGGGGTATATGTCGCCGGTGATGTGCGTCAAAAAGAATTGAGGCAGATCGTCACATCTGTATCCGACGGCGCCATTGCGGCAAAATCTGCAGAAAAATTTATAACCGCTAATTTTTTAATTGGAGGGAAACCATGAGAAACAAATCAGCACCTTTTTTCCGTTTAGCATCAACAGTATCTTTGATAACATTGATTCTGTTGGTTTTTTCCACAACTGTATTTGCAAAAACAGAAGTACTTCGTATCAGCATAGCAAAGGATATAGAAAATCTTGAGCCGGTAAATACCGGTAAAACCTTTGACAATAATGTGGGCAAACTTTACTGTTTCACTGAAATAAAAACGGATGAATACCCCACCAAAGTTGTTCACGTATGGCTGTACAACGAAAATATTATTGCCGAAGTTCCTCTGGAAGTAAACTCGACTACGTGGAGAACCTACAGCTCTAAAAAGATACTCCCCAAATGGGCGGGAAACTGGAAGGTGGAAGTTTACTCCAATGACGGAGAGCTTATAGATTCTGTGGAATTTAATATAAAGTAAACGTGAAAAACGTTTTTTTCATTCCAACACCTATAGGCAATCTTGGCGATATTACCCTTCGTGCTATAGAAATAATTAAAAATGTCGATTTTATTTATGCCGAGGATACAAGAAACACTTTGAAACTTCTCAACCATCTAAAAATTAAAAAAACCTTAAAATCTTATCATAAAGATAATGAGAAGCTGCTTACTAAACAAGTCCTGGAACATGTAAACGATGGCAATAAGATAGGAATTGTAAGTGATGCCGGTACTCCCTGTATTTCCGATCCGGGGCAATTTCTTGTAAAAAAACTGATTGAAAATAATATTTCTTTTGAAGTATTACCCGGAGCCAATGCCATACTCCCTGCCCTTGTTATGAGCGGCTTTGATACATCCTCTTTCTATTTCGCAGGTTTTATGCACCACAATGTCGGCAAACGAAAAAAAGAGATTTCAGAACTTACACGGGAGAAGACAACCATAATACTTTTTGAATCACCACACAGATTAAAAAGTACTTTATCAATTCTGTTGCAGTATTTTAAGCCTCCTATAGCAGTATGCAGAGAAATTACCAAAAAATTTGAGCAGATGATTTATATAAACTCTGAAAAGGATATTGAAAATCTCACTTTAAAAGGCGAGTTTGTAATAGTAATGGACAACAGAGTGTGCTCAGGAGAAATTGAAGAGGAACTGGAC
Coding sequences within:
- the nadC gene encoding carboxylating nicotinate-nucleotide diphosphorylase, whose translation is MLKNYLVDKLIELALLEDIGHGDITTESIFKENNTGRFHFLAKEEMVLCGTEVVKKVFSNMNSNIETTFHFKDGDKIQQNTYFGEVTGTVSSILTGERTALNFLQRLSGIATNTRRYTACLKHSDIKILDTRKTTPGHRVLEKYAVKIGGGANHRFGLFDGVLIKDNHIDAAGSISEAVKKAKESIPSTVKIEVEIRNLTELQQAVKAGADIVMLDNFKREDIIEACKIVNKRAKIEISGGITLEEIDGLKKYDIDYISVGALTHSSGNIDISLKIGETND
- the rsmI gene encoding 16S rRNA (cytidine(1402)-2'-O)-methyltransferase, with the translated sequence MKNVFFIPTPIGNLGDITLRAIEIIKNVDFIYAEDTRNTLKLLNHLKIKKTLKSYHKDNEKLLTKQVLEHVNDGNKIGIVSDAGTPCISDPGQFLVKKLIENNISFEVLPGANAILPALVMSGFDTSSFYFAGFMHHNVGKRKKEISELTREKTTIILFESPHRLKSTLSILLQYFKPPIAVCREITKKFEQMIYINSEKDIENLTLKGEFVIVMDNRVCSGEIEEELDYSEIEKLKKEGFSKRDIVKIMQIFGFKRNKVYKLLNK
- a CDS encoding DUF2914 domain-containing protein encodes the protein MRNKSAPFFRLASTVSLITLILLVFSTTVFAKTEVLRISIAKDIENLEPVNTGKTFDNNVGKLYCFTEIKTDEYPTKVVHVWLYNENIIAEVPLEVNSTTWRTYSSKKILPKWAGNWKVEVYSNDGELIDSVEFNIK
- a CDS encoding valine--tRNA ligase; the protein is MSNHELPTRIKPNEYEKKIYDEWLEKNIFHADENSSKPPYSIVIPPPNVTGSLHMGHALNNTLQDILIRFYKLNGYETLWMPGTDHAGIATQNVVEKQLAEKNISRHEIGREKFIAKVWQWREESGGQIINQLKRLGASCDWERERFTMDKGLSRAVRKVFVTLYNEGLIYRSNYIINWCPRCHTALSDLEVEHEEKEGALYYINYDVKETGEKLLIATTRPETMLGDSGVAVNPNDERYSHLIGKTAILPIVGREMPIVGDEYVDMEFGTGALKITPAHDPNDFDIGRKHGLKEINMMDDSGYINENGSLYKGKERFEARKEIVSELEKQNRLVKKEKHIHSIGHCYRCKTVVEPRISMQWFVKVHPLAEKAIEVVKNNEIKITPENWEKTYYEWMYNIRDWCISRQIWWGHRIPAFYCENCGHINVAMEDPSQCEKCSSRELSQETDVLDTWFSSALWPFSTMGWPEKTKTLEKFYPTSCLVTGFDILFFWVARMIMMGTKFMNDVPFREVYIHALVRDEDGQKMSKSKGNVIDPLTVIDEYGADAFRFTLAALAAQGRDIKLSKERVEGYRNFVNKIWNASRFILMNIPSDYNIGEPDFSKLEAEDKWILHQLKITADNVSSNIKTYDFNEAAGEIYKFFWHTFCDWYLELIKDRIFDEEQKESALKAAFFILKNSLIILHPFMPFVTEYIYKMIDDNANLLNMDFPALNFSYDTENSEIETVISIISSIRNIRGEYNIPPKSMIKAYIKTDDKKIINVVKNNEKNIKKLSRLELLEFTDKEIEKSATNVSSGFIIYVPIEGIVDIAEEIARLQKDRKSALKDYELYGKKLKNENYLEKAPSEVIRKDTEKFEKSREILSKIDESIKRLEELC
- the trxB gene encoding thioredoxin-disulfide reductase is translated as MEDFFSMDDLYDEYDTVILGGGPAGLTAAIYASRDMMKTLVLEKNFPGGQVALTEQVDNYPGFPEGIMGGDLSMKMYEHAKAFNVQVKNAIPKEFNFDGKYKYIHLENEDITIKTKTIIIATGAKPKHLEVEGENRFLGRGISFCATCDGAFFKDKDVAVIGGGDSAVEEGVYLTKFAKKVYIVHRRDKLRAAKILQERAFQNDKVEFIYNCVVDKVNGENKLESLTLYDRVKNEKKDLKVDGVFVFIGWTADTEIFKGMIEMDEAGFIKANEKMETNVPGVYVAGDVRQKELRQIVTSVSDGAIAAKSAEKFITANFLIGGKP